CAATAGTAGTAAATCTTTTAGCAAATTCAGTATCTCTTATAATATTTTTTTCTGGCATTCTTTCTCTTAATCTTCCCATTTTTGTCACTCTACTTTTTATAAAGAGATATTGTTACATGTACCCCCTCTTCTTCAACTTGAAACTCATCAAATTTAGTTTGTAATAAAATATCTTTGATCTCGATAGGGAAATAAGTCAGAGGTAGATGAGCTTTAAGTCCTTTATAAATGAATGCTGGAGTATTATCGGTTAATTTTTTCAGTTCTATCTCCGGTGTATTACGACGCAGATCAATTATCATTCCTCTACTACCCTTTTTCAATACTCGAAAAACTTCGTTTAAGACAGATACTGGCTTTTGCCAATGGTGGAGTTCCCAAATACTTGTTGCAAAATCGAAATCCTCATCTCCGACAGGCAGTTTAAGAGTATCCCAGTAAATAAACTCTATTTGTGAACTAACACCACTTAGGCTACTATTAACTTCTGCAAGCTCAATCATAGTCCGAGATGAATCTAATCCTACGACTGTATATTCTGGGCTTTTCTGGGCTATTGCGATACTCAGAAAACCTCCTCCAGAACCCAAATGGAGTATCCTCCCCTTTTTTATTTTAGTAACTATCTGATTAGCAAAATGCTGAAAATCTTTTATCATATATTTTCTTTGAAGTTCAACATATTCTTGGGCTCTATCTCCCTCGAAAGTAGCATGATGTCCTGACTTCATTAGTTGATTTTCGGCCATATTAACATCCTTCAAGTTTTATCAATTTATATTTCTTCGTTCCCAGTCCGATTTTTTCGGCATACTTGATCTGGACACTCCAATCAATATTGGGATAAACTCCTCGAAATTTGTCCTCACCCGATCCATAATTAGAAGTTAATGCAGAGTTCTTTCGTCCTTCTTGCTGATTTACTAGATCAACAGATGCCTGATCAATAGCTACAGGATCCTTTGATACAAGAATTCCGATATCATCAACAATCGGCGTACCACTATATGCATTACAATCGCACAAAGGGTTAATCTGAGTAAGAAAATTGACAAATAACGCCTTACCTTTTTTATTATTAAGTGTACCATATACATATTCAACCATCTTCTCTTGAAGATTACTCATTGACTCATTCCATTCAATTTTAATACTTGCTTGCAAGCAAGACGCAATGCATTCTCCACAACCAATACACTTTTTCTCATCAATAACTGCACTTTTATGAGAAATAGAGATAGCATTGGCTGGACACCACTTCACACAGTTTCCACAAGCAATACACTTTTCTGATATGATTGATGGAGTCACTTTAGAATGCATACTCAATTTCCCCATACGAGACGCACATCCCATTCCTAAATTTTTCAAGGTTCCACCAAACCCCATAAGTTCATGGCATTTAAAATGAGAAATGCTAACAATAGAATCTGCATAGTAAATCTCTGCTCCAATATTCACTTTTACAAAATGTTTTTGATTAATTTCAACTTCTTTCATCGTATTTCCCCGTAAACCATCAGCAATAATTACTGAAGCATCAACTACAGAATGAACAAATCCATTTTCAATTGCGGTTTGGAGATGTGATATTGCTTCACCTCTACTCCCCAAATACAAGGTATTGGTATCTGTTAGAAAAGGTCTACCTCCGACTTTTTTTATTTTTTTTACTATTGTTCGAAAGTAAAGAGGTCCTATAAAAGTTGTATTTCCTTTTTCTCCAAAATGAGATTTAATTGCAACCAAATCATTTTTGATAATAATTGATTCTATCTTACTCTGATCAAGTAATCTCTCTAATTTTTGAAGAGGATTCATTGTAGATAGTCTATTCAGAGCAGAGAAGAAAACTTCACTTACCATAATTGTTTCCTACATTCCGCACCTATGAGATAAGGATTCGAGGAATTTCAGAGCTCCTATCATAGGAGGGAGGAGATTTGCTTTTATGTTATTTAATTATGTTTTATAGCAACGAGTTATTATAAAAGGCGTTAGGCCTCTAAATATCACATAATTTCGAACTGTGCTGTTAGCTTTAGGATAGAATATTCTACCTGAGCAGGTATTGTCCATAATCACCTCTCCCATTTTCTTTGGAGAAAAGGTCGGAGTCAAGGTGAAAAGAATGATCAACTCTACTCCCCTCACCTTAATCCTCTTCCCGCTTGGGAGCAAAAACATATTTTTGCATCGGTATTTGCAGCAGGTAGAGGCGAAAAAACATCTTTCGCCTGTAATATTTCTGTATCACTGTATTGGCTAACTACACCGGTCAAAAAATATTATTTTCTTGATGAATAGGTGCGGAATGTGGGAACTAATAAAATCATCACCCATTTTCCCCTTTGCTCACTTCTCCTTTTTAAAAGTAAAAATACCACAAAATCTTTCTTTTGTCAACCTGTCATTTCTGACAGGTTGCTTTTTAAAGAATTTTTTTCTATAATTATAATTATTCAAATTTTTTAGTAACTTTAGAAAAATCACAAATCCTCACAAGGATCTGTTTGAAATATAAAATTTAATCTTATGGTGCTTTCTTCCAAAGGTGAGTAGATACCTAAAACGGATAGTTTGGTAACGCAACTTATTGATAATCATATATCTTCCTATTGGGAAGAGTGATTGAATGAGAACATAGATTTTCGATTCCTGAACCTCTCATGAACCGGTTTTAGATTTGCGATTTTAAATTGAACATATCTGGTTTCAATCTAAAATCCCTAAATCCTAAATTAAAGTAGGGGGTAAAATGTTTACTCTCACTGAAGGAAGAACCAGCCTTAATTTTAATAGGTTTCGGAACTTTTCTGTTTCCATCCAAGAAGGAAGCCTGATAGTAAAAAATATAATTACAGAAGAGGAGAAAATTCAGGCATATCGTTTAAGACACAGAGTTTTCTGTGAGGAGCTATGTTGGTTACCTCAAAGAGAGGATAAGATGGAAATAGATAATTATGACAAAAGTGCTGTGTTTTTTGGGGTTTTTGATAACGAGCGTAGATTATTGGCTTTCTTAAGGGTTATAACACCGGAAGGGCTTTTTATGATAGAAAGAGAGTTTTCATTCCTGGTTAGAAATGGTTATAAGATTAGAAAACAAAATGATACAGTGGAAATATCAAGGCTATGTGTAGCACCTGAATCAAGAAATACACTTATTTTAGGAAATTTTGGTTTTCATTTTATCTCGGTGTTCTTGTACAAAGGTGTTTATCACTGGTGTATTAGACATAAGGTAAGATATCTTTATTTCGTTGTTGAATTAAAAATTTATAGGTTACTACGCAGTATCGGATTTCCTTGTAAAATAATAGGGAAACCCAAAAGAATGCCTGATGGAGTTATTGCCATAGCAGGAATAATAGATAGACAGGAATTTGAGGCATTAAATGCGATTATTTATCCAGAAAGAAGAAATAGGCTTTATGCAATATCAATCAATCCTTGTTCAATAGCAACTGCAACCGCATGAGGTCTGTTCACCACATCAAGTTTTCGCATAATAGTATTGATGTGAAAATTTACTGTCCTTTCACTTATATCAAGAAGCACTGATATATCCCATGAACTTTTACCCGCTTTTATCCAGTTAAGCACTTCCTTTTCTCTTGGAGAAAGGAAAATATTTCGCTTGCAAT
The nucleotide sequence above comes from bacterium. Encoded proteins:
- a CDS encoding DUF362 domain-containing protein produces the protein MVSEVFFSALNRLSTMNPLQKLERLLDQSKIESIIIKNDLVAIKSHFGEKGNTTFIGPLYFRTIVKKIKKVGGRPFLTDTNTLYLGSRGEAISHLQTAIENGFVHSVVDASVIIADGLRGNTMKEVEINQKHFVKVNIGAEIYYADSIVSISHFKCHELMGFGGTLKNLGMGCASRMGKLSMHSKVTPSIISEKCIACGNCVKWCPANAISISHKSAVIDEKKCIGCGECIASCLQASIKIEWNESMSNLQEKMVEYVYGTLNNKKGKALFVNFLTQINPLCDCNAYSGTPIVDDIGILVSKDPVAIDQASVDLVNQQEGRKNSALTSNYGSGEDKFRGVYPNIDWSVQIKYAEKIGLGTKKYKLIKLEGC
- a CDS encoding acyl-homoserine-lactone synthase, whose protein sequence is MFTLTEGRTSLNFNRFRNFSVSIQEGSLIVKNIITEEEKIQAYRLRHRVFCEELCWLPQREDKMEIDNYDKSAVFFGVFDNERRLLAFLRVITPEGLFMIEREFSFLVRNGYKIRKQNDTVEISRLCVAPESRNTLILGNFGFHFISVFLYKGVYHWCIRHKVRYLYFVVELKIYRLLRSIGFPCKIIGKPKRMPDGVIAIAGIIDRQEFEALNAIIYPERRNRLYAISINPCSIATATA
- a CDS encoding class I SAM-dependent methyltransferase; amino-acid sequence: MAENQLMKSGHHATFEGDRAQEYVELQRKYMIKDFQHFANQIVTKIKKGRILHLGSGGGFLSIAIAQKSPEYTVVGLDSSRTMIELAEVNSSLSGVSSQIEFIYWDTLKLPVGDEDFDFATSIWELHHWQKPVSVLNEVFRVLKKGSRGMIIDLRRNTPEIELKKLTDNTPAFIYKGLKAHLPLTYFPIEIKDILLQTKFDEFQVEEEGVHVTISLYKK